The following proteins are encoded in a genomic region of Methanobrevibacter sp.:
- a CDS encoding heavy-metal-associated domain-containing protein — MVMEKLTLNINGEHDDFIVYDIISKIMTLDGVEDAEYDAGIELAKITIDPEKVSKEDIELAAKEEGYSVTFQ; from the coding sequence ATGGTAATGGAAAAACTAACATTAAATATCAATGGAGAACATGATGACTTTATAGTTTATGACATAATCAGCAAAATTATGACCCTGGATGGTGTTGAAGATGCTGAATATGATGCTGGAATAGAACTAGCGAAAATCACAATAGACCCTGAAAAAGTATCAAAAGAAGACATTGAACTAGCTGCAAAAGAAGAAGGATATAGTGTAACATTCCAATAA
- a CDS encoding copper-translocating P-type ATPase, whose product MARLKEMDLPIEGMHCASCVLSLDKTFGREEGVESVEADLATNKLKLVVNPKKISFEKIQTLVKNLGFKIHTDEIKLKIHGMHCASCVMNVENFLMRLDGIFDVKADLSSNSAKIYYDKNKVSLDEMKVVIESLGFEVIGIDGQLDVNEDEIYQKDLRDKLYRIIVGFFFSTVLMVLMYVHWHPFGLSMGMVSLIISIAPFLYVSLPILKAGWNGLTHKNLNMDVMYSMGIVVAYVSSILGTFNIVLDHSFMFYETAIMLPSFLLIGRYLEARAKKSTSDSIRELIGLQPTNATKITLENGEIVKEEEIPIAQIQIGDIVLVRPGDKIPVDGIVIGGESYVDESMINGEPIPKTKTVDSEVFAGTLNQDGVLQIEALKIGKETVLSNIIRLVEKAQSSRPPVQKIANTAVSYFIPTILTIAIVVFIIWYFLVGSTLLFALTTLISILVVACPCALGLATPTAVTVGIGRAAEFGILIKNGDTLENAGKINVAAFDKTGTITEGKPQVDDIITYGISEEELLQIASTIEKNSNHPIAKAIVKKAKEMDVEPLKIENFENITGKGLKAEVNGETVLAGNISLMNDFLIPEEVLIQYRNLENESKTTILIGINGEIKGIISLSDKIKENSKRTIEELHKMGITTYMLTGDNEKTALNVAEKVGIDNVEANVLPENKLDIIKDIQSNNKDGKVLFVGDGINDAPALTQADIGVAMGNGTDIAMESGDVVIMEGDLENVVAAVQFSKKVMRRIKENIFWAFAYNMILIPLAAGALYASFELMFMPEWAGLAMALSSVTVISLSLALKRYVPPVKRGI is encoded by the coding sequence ATGGCCCGTCTTAAAGAAATGGATTTGCCAATAGAAGGTATGCACTGCGCATCATGTGTTTTAAGTTTGGATAAAACATTTGGGCGAGAGGAAGGTGTTGAATCTGTAGAGGCAGACCTTGCAACAAATAAATTGAAATTAGTAGTAAACCCTAAGAAAATCTCATTTGAAAAAATACAGACATTAGTGAAAAATTTAGGATTTAAAATTCATACCGATGAAATCAAATTAAAAATACATGGAATGCACTGCGCATCATGCGTTATGAATGTTGAAAATTTTCTAATGAGATTGGATGGAATATTTGATGTGAAAGCGGATTTGTCATCTAACAGTGCTAAAATTTATTATGACAAAAATAAAGTATCCTTAGATGAAATGAAAGTTGTAATTGAATCTCTCGGATTCGAAGTCATTGGAATTGACGGACAATTAGATGTGAATGAAGACGAAATTTATCAAAAAGACCTTAGAGACAAATTATATAGAATAATAGTCGGGTTTTTCTTCTCAACCGTACTGATGGTTCTAATGTATGTTCACTGGCATCCGTTTGGGTTATCAATGGGCATGGTATCCCTTATCATTAGTATCGCTCCATTTCTTTATGTTTCACTTCCAATTCTTAAAGCGGGCTGGAACGGCCTTACCCATAAAAATTTAAATATGGATGTAATGTATTCAATGGGTATTGTAGTTGCTTATGTTTCAAGTATTCTCGGTACATTCAACATAGTTCTTGATCATTCTTTCATGTTTTATGAAACAGCTATTATGCTTCCTTCATTCTTATTAATTGGAAGATATTTAGAAGCCAGAGCTAAAAAAAGTACTTCCGATTCCATTAGAGAACTAATTGGACTCCAACCAACAAATGCAACCAAAATTACTTTAGAAAATGGGGAAATTGTAAAAGAAGAAGAAATCCCAATTGCCCAAATTCAAATTGGAGACATAGTTCTTGTGAGACCTGGAGATAAAATACCCGTTGATGGAATTGTAATTGGTGGAGAATCATATGTTGATGAATCAATGATTAATGGAGAACCCATACCAAAAACAAAAACAGTAGACTCTGAAGTTTTTGCAGGTACTTTGAACCAAGATGGAGTTCTACAAATCGAAGCCTTAAAAATAGGAAAAGAAACAGTCTTATCAAACATTATAAGACTTGTGGAAAAAGCACAAAGTTCTAGACCTCCAGTTCAAAAAATTGCAAACACAGCTGTAAGCTACTTTATTCCAACAATCCTTACAATAGCAATAGTTGTATTTATAATATGGTACTTCCTAGTTGGATCCACACTTCTATTTGCACTTACCACATTAATTTCAATTTTAGTTGTTGCGTGTCCATGTGCATTAGGTTTAGCTACACCAACAGCAGTAACCGTAGGAATTGGAAGAGCTGCAGAGTTTGGAATCCTTATTAAAAATGGAGACACATTAGAAAATGCGGGCAAAATTAATGTGGCTGCATTTGATAAAACAGGAACAATAACAGAAGGTAAACCACAAGTAGACGACATTATAACCTATGGAATCTCAGAAGAAGAACTTCTGCAAATTGCTTCAACTATTGAGAAAAATTCAAATCATCCAATAGCTAAAGCAATAGTGAAAAAAGCCAAAGAAATGGATGTTGAACCATTGAAAATCGAAAACTTTGAAAATATTACTGGAAAAGGTCTTAAAGCAGAAGTTAATGGTGAAACAGTTCTTGCAGGAAATATAAGTTTAATGAATGATTTCCTGATTCCTGAAGAGGTATTGATCCAATACAGAAATCTTGAAAATGAAAGCAAAACAACAATTTTGATAGGTATAAATGGAGAAATAAAAGGAATTATAAGTCTTTCAGACAAAATTAAAGAAAACTCCAAAAGAACCATTGAAGAATTGCACAAAATGGGAATTACAACTTATATGCTTACAGGAGATAATGAAAAAACAGCCCTCAATGTAGCAGAAAAAGTTGGAATCGATAATGTAGAAGCAAATGTACTTCCTGAAAATAAGCTAGACATCATTAAAGATATTCAAAGCAATAATAAAGATGGAAAAGTATTATTTGTAGGGGATGGTATTAACGATGCTCCAGCACTTACACAAGCAGACATTGGAGTAGCTATGGGAAATGGGACAGACATAGCTATGGAAAGCGGTGATGTCGTAATAATGGAAGGAGATTTAGAAAACGTTGTTGCAGCAGTACAATTCTCTAAAAAAGTAATGAGAAGAATTAAAGAAAATATATTCTGGGCATTTGCTTACAATATGATTTTAATTCCATTAGCTGCAGGAGCCTTATATGCCAGCTTTGAACTTATGTTTATGCCTGAATGGGCAGGTCTTGCAATGGCATTGAGTTCTGTGACTGTAATATCTCTTTCATTGGCACTTAAACGTTATGTGCCACCAGTTAAAAGAGGAATTTAA
- a CDS encoding amidohydrolase family protein translates to MQIVINNVNILNPGNDILHGNILIEDNIIKEISPFNIKSDGILIDGEDDFLLPGFIDLHTHILAKGFHKEENMANPLGIHFYNGVPHCLQTLNAGVTTIRDCGSADLSVKLAQQRGLFPGPKMELSITPLVSTGGHFDLMLPSGFDMEIMYPGFPKGRCDGPDEVLKKTREVKRAGADFIKVMCSGGVLTTNTSPDDPQFNTQELETIVAEAKTNNLKVSAHCHSLKGIENAILAGFDSIEHGTFIDTKIAREMRDFNVSLIPTLLVHHFLYENGFPAWDNYGAEKKAKLKEIIKVQKENVSMAYEKGVNILMGTDSGVIPHGHNLEELGHLVDIGMSPAEAIASGTVKAAEFLGKDNLGAIERGNIADLIMVNGNPLANIDLLANNDNILCVIQDGKIVKS, encoded by the coding sequence ATGCAAATCGTAATTAATAATGTTAATATTTTAAATCCTGGAAATGATATTCTTCATGGAAATATTTTAATAGAAGACAATATTATTAAAGAGATATCTCCCTTTAACATAAAATCCGATGGGATTTTAATCGATGGGGAGGATGATTTTCTTTTACCTGGATTTATAGATCTTCATACTCATATTCTTGCAAAAGGATTCCATAAAGAAGAAAACATGGCTAATCCTTTAGGTATTCATTTTTATAATGGTGTTCCACATTGTCTGCAAACATTAAATGCAGGTGTTACAACAATAAGGGATTGCGGGTCAGCTGATTTAAGTGTTAAGCTGGCTCAACAAAGGGGATTGTTTCCAGGTCCTAAAATGGAGCTTTCAATAACTCCTTTGGTGTCTACTGGAGGACATTTTGATTTGATGCTGCCTTCAGGTTTTGATATGGAAATAATGTATCCTGGTTTTCCAAAGGGAAGATGTGATGGTCCTGATGAGGTTCTTAAAAAAACCCGTGAAGTTAAAAGGGCGGGTGCTGATTTTATTAAGGTAATGTGCAGTGGTGGTGTTTTAACCACTAACACTTCTCCTGATGATCCGCAGTTCAATACTCAGGAATTGGAAACGATCGTAGCAGAGGCTAAAACGAACAATCTTAAAGTATCAGCACATTGTCACAGTCTTAAAGGAATAGAAAATGCGATTCTTGCAGGCTTCGATTCAATAGAGCACGGTACATTTATAGATACAAAAATAGCTAGGGAAATGAGAGATTTTAATGTTTCTTTAATTCCTACATTGCTTGTACATCATTTTTTATATGAAAATGGTTTTCCGGCATGGGATAATTATGGGGCTGAAAAGAAAGCCAAATTAAAGGAAATTATCAAAGTGCAAAAGGAAAATGTATCAATGGCTTATGAAAAAGGAGTAAACATATTGATGGGAACAGATAGTGGGGTTATTCCTCATGGTCATAATTTGGAGGAACTGGGGCACTTGGTTGATATTGGTATGAGTCCTGCAGAAGCAATAGCTAGCGGTACAGTCAAGGCTGCCGAATTCTTAGGAAAAGATAATTTGGGTGCAATTGAACGTGGAAACATTGCTGATTTAATCATGGTTAATGGAAATCCTTTAGCTAATATTGATCTTTTAGCAAATAATGACAATATCTTATGTGTTATTCAGGATGGAAAAATAGTAAAAAGTTAA
- a CDS encoding DUF126 domain-containing protein has protein sequence MVIKARNIGKGIGKGELIVSSEPISFLGGVDPETGIIIDPNHELKGENIKGKVLFIPGGKGSTVGSYVIFQMKKNGTAPNAIICIEAEPIIATGAIMSDIPMVDSPENIDGLINGTSVEVDGNEGTITIL, from the coding sequence ATGGTAATTAAAGCAAGAAATATTGGAAAAGGAATTGGAAAGGGAGAATTGATTGTTAGTAGCGAACCTATTAGCTTTTTGGGAGGTGTAGATCCTGAAACTGGAATTATAATTGACCCTAATCATGAACTTAAAGGGGAAAACATCAAAGGCAAGGTTTTATTTATTCCTGGTGGGAAAGGTTCAACTGTTGGTTCTTATGTAATTTTCCAAATGAAAAAGAATGGTACTGCTCCCAATGCAATTATATGTATTGAAGCAGAACCTATTATAGCAACCGGAGCAATAATGTCTGACATTCCAATGGTTGATTCTCCAGAGAATATTGATGGGTTAATTAACGGAACATCTGTAGAAGTTGATGGAAATGAAGGCACAATAACAATCTTGTAG
- the truD gene encoding tRNA pseudouridine(13) synthase TruD: MLNANSYVTKEEGIGGTIRNQYEDFYVEEIPDLVPTGEGPNIWIWIEKIGRTTLDVVLDISRDLHISRKRMGFAGMKDKKARTKQWICIANMDSEAQMEEVKALDIYKTDFLKVTRGRKKLRMGQLQGNKFKILIRDLDDIEKSAEIARDVLAQLEVTGVPNYFGWQRFGKPRTNTHLVGEALVQNDLQEAVRRYIGNPTDEEHPQNQEARQAYDEGRLQESLDLMGKGMRYEKMMLRELIKDSRKGELNDKAYKNALYALPKPLQRMFVHAYQSFLFNDAVSRRVEMGINNYIEGDIVIDNEEHIVRDKTPEEFEEMILNFEANPTSPLYGTKVPFAEGEVGEMEKDVLNSYNLKKSDFEVPKMPRLGSHGLRRAMRFKVWDTSATATDDGVLAEFSINKGSYATAVLREIMKKDVV, encoded by the coding sequence ATGTTAAACGCTAATAGTTATGTAACCAAAGAGGAAGGAATTGGAGGAACTATTAGGAATCAATATGAGGACTTTTATGTTGAAGAAATTCCAGATTTAGTTCCAACAGGTGAAGGTCCAAATATTTGGATTTGGATTGAAAAAATAGGCAGAACCACATTGGATGTTGTTTTAGATATTTCTCGCGACTTGCATATTTCTCGTAAGAGAATGGGTTTTGCTGGAATGAAGGATAAAAAAGCTAGAACCAAACAATGGATTTGTATAGCTAATATGGATTCTGAAGCTCAAATGGAAGAAGTTAAGGCTTTGGATATATATAAAACTGATTTTTTAAAAGTTACTCGTGGTCGTAAAAAGCTTAGAATGGGTCAGCTCCAGGGCAACAAATTTAAAATTCTTATAAGGGATTTGGATGATATTGAAAAAAGTGCTGAGATAGCTAGGGACGTATTGGCCCAATTGGAAGTTACCGGGGTTCCTAATTATTTCGGTTGGCAACGTTTTGGAAAACCAAGGACCAATACTCACTTGGTTGGAGAGGCCCTAGTTCAAAATGACTTGCAGGAGGCCGTTAGAAGATACATTGGAAATCCCACCGATGAGGAACATCCTCAAAATCAAGAAGCGCGTCAGGCTTATGATGAGGGTAGGCTACAGGAATCTTTAGATTTAATGGGCAAAGGAATGCGTTATGAAAAAATGATGCTTAGGGAATTGATTAAAGATTCCAGAAAAGGGGAACTCAATGATAAGGCTTATAAAAATGCGTTATATGCTCTTCCAAAACCTCTTCAAAGAATGTTTGTACATGCTTACCAATCTTTCTTATTTAATGATGCCGTTAGCAGAAGGGTGGAAATGGGAATTAATAATTATATTGAAGGAGATATAGTAATAGATAATGAGGAACATATTGTTCGTGATAAAACTCCTGAGGAATTTGAAGAAATGATTTTAAACTTCGAAGCGAATCCTACTTCTCCATTATATGGTACTAAAGTTCCATTTGCTGAGGGTGAGGTTGGAGAAATGGAAAAAGATGTTCTTAATAGTTATAATTTAAAAAAATCAGATTTTGAGGTTCCTAAAATGCCTCGTCTTGGAAGCCATGGTCTTAGGCGTGCAATGAGGTTTAAAGTTTGGGACACATCAGCCACAGCGACTGATGATGGAGTTTTGGCAGAATTTTCAATTAATAAAGGTTCTTATGCAACAGCTGTTTTAAGGGAAATCATGAAAAAAGATGTGGTCTAG